Proteins from one Mucilaginibacter jinjuensis genomic window:
- a CDS encoding LytR/AlgR family response regulator transcription factor: MLKSFILDDEAHAIELLTDYIERTSGIELAGSETNPLEALRKITELTPDVLFLDIDMPEISGLEFMKLLGQKIHIVFTTGHAEYAVEGYNRDIADYLLKPISYSRFVTCCDRVAQKVADAAGKKKDASKNFFYIQGDNKKMIKINMEELFYVQSLNNYVIIYHQSDKLVTYLTMKEVEQFLPADKFSRIHKSYLVNDAKIKTIESGHVILHSQPVTALPIGLKYRDQFFSKIRKVTLKRGDWEK; encoded by the coding sequence ATGCTGAAAAGCTTTATACTGGATGATGAGGCACATGCGATTGAATTATTAACAGACTACATTGAACGGACATCTGGGATTGAATTAGCCGGATCGGAAACTAATCCTTTGGAAGCACTGAGGAAAATAACCGAGCTAACTCCTGATGTCTTGTTCCTGGATATTGATATGCCCGAAATATCCGGTCTGGAATTTATGAAATTGCTTGGCCAAAAAATACATATTGTTTTTACCACCGGCCATGCAGAATATGCTGTAGAGGGCTATAACCGGGATATTGCCGATTATTTGCTTAAGCCGATCTCTTATTCGCGGTTTGTTACCTGCTGCGATCGGGTGGCGCAAAAAGTAGCCGATGCTGCCGGAAAGAAAAAGGACGCCTCAAAAAATTTCTTTTACATACAGGGAGATAATAAAAAGATGATTAAGATTAACATGGAAGAGCTATTCTATGTGCAAAGTCTTAACAACTATGTTATTATTTATCACCAGAGCGATAAGCTTGTTACTTATTTAACCATGAAAGAGGTTGAGCAGTTTTTGCCAGCCGATAAATTCTCGCGCATTCATAAATCATATCTGGTAAATGATGCCAAGATCAAAACCATCGAATCTGGCCATGTGATACTCCATAGCCAACCCGTTACGGCCTTACCTATAGGGCTAAAATATCGCGATCAATTTTTTTCAAAAATCAGAAAAGTTACCCTAAAGCGAGGTGATTGGGAAAAGTAG
- a CDS encoding sensor histidine kinase — protein sequence MGTGVGKLKNGRGVYSRTKIIYAHIIVWAIFIAYELSALYYIIPHFTSPLDIAIHYLLNIGLFYCNSLFLFPKAYKSKSILQLPLLAGIILEIVLYLVLLYSLDHFLALLKISTLPVRSTNSFIVTSTYRAFYMILISTGYWLGGYLLKSRIEIDVLIQKQLEDKNEQLELQKKIIVSENAFLKAQINPHFLFNSLNFVYNTIHKVSASAAEAVMLLSDITRYSLRKSDANGQMPIHEEIEQISNLIELNQLRFNGELQIKFELGLITPSFTIPPLLLVSFVENIFKYGKLNDPETPAVVSIKEADGVLQFRSKNVIQKRKGTEGYGVGLENTKLRLNNIFADRHRLDIATTENIYTVELDIQMSPC from the coding sequence ATGGGGACAGGGGTAGGTAAACTTAAAAATGGGAGAGGTGTATATTCTCGAACGAAAATAATATATGCTCATATTATAGTTTGGGCAATATTTATAGCCTATGAATTATCAGCCCTTTACTATATTATACCTCATTTTACTTCGCCTTTGGATATTGCTATCCACTACTTACTAAATATTGGGCTGTTTTATTGTAACTCGCTTTTTTTATTTCCAAAGGCCTATAAAAGTAAATCAATATTACAGCTACCGTTACTTGCCGGTATTATACTTGAAATAGTTTTATATCTCGTTTTACTTTACTCGCTCGACCATTTCCTGGCTTTATTGAAGATCAGCACCCTGCCAGTCAGAAGTACCAATTCTTTCATAGTTACAAGTACGTACAGAGCCTTTTACATGATACTAATAAGCACCGGTTACTGGCTTGGGGGATATTTACTGAAATCGAGAATAGAGATTGATGTGTTAATTCAAAAACAATTAGAGGATAAGAACGAACAACTCGAGCTTCAAAAGAAAATAATTGTTTCTGAAAACGCTTTTTTAAAGGCGCAGATTAATCCGCATTTTTTATTCAATTCATTAAATTTCGTTTATAATACTATTCATAAAGTATCGGCCAGCGCCGCAGAGGCAGTTATGTTACTTTCTGATATCACCAGGTATTCTCTCCGTAAATCTGATGCAAACGGCCAAATGCCTATTCATGAAGAAATTGAACAGATCAGCAATTTGATTGAGCTTAACCAGTTACGGTTTAACGGAGAACTTCAAATAAAATTCGAATTAGGCCTTATTACGCCATCTTTTACTATACCGCCATTATTATTAGTTAGTTTTGTTGAAAATATATTTAAATATGGTAAATTGAATGACCCCGAAACACCTGCTGTTGTAAGCATAAAAGAGGCGGATGGGGTTCTGCAATTCCGTAGTAAAAATGTAATTCAAAAACGTAAGGGAACAGAAGGTTATGGCGTTGGCTTGGAAAATACGAAATTGAGACTTAATAATATTTTTGCTGATAGACACAGGCTTGATATTGCCACTACAGAGAATATTTATACTGTAGAACTTGACATACAAATGTCCCCATGCTGA
- a CDS encoding lantibiotic dehydratase: MQNFTCLPGLILRTPIYSFCDYRPEKLPSLLKDPFFIAAIYLASPQLHKIVEDANYDIQFLNKSQQLSLLKYANRMHYRPTPFGSFSAFSVTQWDECNQIQLAGLTDLKFHVEWDHEISLKLSSAHNIEKWEDELLYVNHTLYEIKDEYRYMRTHFNFETRIINFSLEALYADPLIKEVLSLVEPTKTTRQLLATLCEQLNFRPDEAYDYVLFLLETQLLLPDSHPKVLGASTTAPGIINKPALDLPDLKKAKAAQNMLNHVFEKNHLTAPQHTFYVNTQRLVSGGLNPAIQNQLSPVLEVLSKMQTPQIPSALKLFIEAFKARYDQEEVPLLNALDPESGIDYANLAIKSTTNELLADLDFSSAEPVSNNISWVAMHQLLLRKWNKQTASIPEIILDLDEPEIREQNKTTINMPPSVAVMFRVLGDQILLESAGGVTGCSLIGRFANFDLELKSIARKITSAEQAINPNVVFAEIGQLSGMHVDNINKRPHLYDYEIPVNTISSLPAKNQIQLKDLYLSVKGNRLVIRNKKLGKEIIPRLTSAYNYTHTDLALFRFLCDMQYQGVQSNLGFSIDSFFPGLSAYPRVKIGNVIISPAKWFLTEPEIQKIGKSMGDFNEIRQQKCWPQYIALTQNDQQLVFNLSIDADISLFQSCIHTLKNLQIQEYFLSDKTVKSHYNKPVINQFIAFYLNNKPSYNPLLPGVTNNQPDIERNFSLGSEWIYLKIYCHEHSANNLFGNELLNFLNRPDLHIIKKWFFIRYTDPKPHIRLRIQAETKHLGLILKKLNDALKENIEYNIIQGYQADIYRREVERYSSLLMDEVETVFYYSSKLICRYIKQLNTVPNTFSYYSLALVSFYDIINLFSDFIPDEITFTNAIAKSLYSEFSNTKNLQISLDQKYRGMKLEIEQLLNNNTLYNQLKLDKEFDEFTDACIILKNKALNINNDQKISLVADIIHMHLNRIFFEQQRKQELCIYHILHKYYTAQKAKARQKETTYAI; encoded by the coding sequence GTGCAAAACTTTACTTGCTTACCCGGTTTAATATTACGCACCCCCATCTACAGTTTTTGCGATTACAGGCCCGAAAAACTACCTTCATTATTAAAAGACCCATTTTTTATCGCAGCTATTTACCTGGCATCGCCCCAACTGCATAAAATTGTAGAAGATGCAAACTATGATATTCAATTCTTAAACAAAAGCCAGCAATTAAGCCTCTTAAAATACGCCAACCGGATGCATTATCGCCCCACTCCATTCGGCAGCTTTTCTGCTTTTTCTGTTACACAATGGGATGAATGCAATCAAATCCAATTAGCCGGCTTAACCGATTTAAAATTTCACGTAGAATGGGATCATGAGATTTCACTAAAGCTTTCATCTGCCCATAATATTGAAAAATGGGAAGATGAATTGCTATACGTTAACCATACGCTTTATGAAATAAAAGATGAATACCGGTACATGCGTACTCATTTTAACTTCGAAACGCGGATCATCAACTTCTCACTCGAAGCGCTTTATGCAGATCCTTTAATTAAAGAAGTACTTAGCCTTGTTGAACCAACAAAAACTACGCGGCAATTATTAGCAACACTTTGCGAACAACTTAATTTTAGACCCGACGAGGCCTATGATTATGTACTTTTTTTATTAGAAACACAGCTGCTTTTACCAGATTCGCATCCGAAGGTTTTGGGGGCGAGCACTACAGCGCCGGGCATTATCAACAAACCCGCTCTTGATCTGCCAGATCTGAAGAAAGCGAAAGCTGCTCAAAATATGCTTAATCATGTTTTTGAAAAAAACCATCTTACAGCCCCACAGCATACATTTTATGTTAATACTCAAAGGCTTGTTAGCGGCGGATTAAATCCGGCTATTCAAAACCAGCTGTCGCCGGTACTCGAAGTATTGAGCAAAATGCAAACACCACAAATACCTTCTGCATTAAAATTATTTATAGAAGCATTTAAAGCCCGGTACGATCAGGAAGAAGTTCCTTTATTAAATGCATTGGATCCCGAAAGCGGGATAGATTATGCAAACCTTGCCATAAAAAGTACAACTAATGAGCTATTGGCCGATCTTGATTTTTCATCAGCCGAACCTGTAAGCAATAACATTAGCTGGGTAGCTATGCACCAACTGTTACTTAGAAAGTGGAACAAACAAACAGCAAGTATCCCCGAAATTATTTTAGACCTCGATGAACCCGAAATACGTGAGCAAAATAAGACCACAATTAATATGCCCCCCTCTGTGGCAGTTATGTTTAGGGTGTTGGGCGATCAAATCCTGCTCGAATCTGCCGGTGGGGTAACGGGGTGTTCGCTTATCGGCCGTTTCGCCAATTTTGACCTGGAATTAAAAAGTATTGCACGCAAAATAACCTCTGCCGAACAGGCCATCAATCCAAATGTAGTTTTTGCGGAGATTGGTCAGCTTTCTGGTATGCATGTAGATAATATCAATAAACGCCCGCATTTGTACGATTATGAAATCCCGGTTAATACCATTTCATCCCTCCCTGCCAAAAATCAAATACAGTTAAAGGATCTTTATTTATCCGTTAAGGGAAACCGGCTTGTTATCAGGAATAAAAAATTAGGAAAAGAAATTATCCCACGATTAACATCGGCCTATAACTACACACACACCGATCTTGCACTATTTCGTTTCTTGTGCGATATGCAATACCAGGGAGTACAAAGTAATTTAGGGTTCAGTATCGATAGTTTTTTCCCTGGTCTCAGCGCCTATCCGCGTGTAAAAATAGGCAATGTTATTATCAGCCCGGCCAAATGGTTCTTAACTGAGCCTGAGATACAAAAGATAGGTAAATCGATGGGGGATTTTAATGAGATCCGCCAACAAAAATGTTGGCCACAATACATCGCCCTTACGCAGAACGACCAGCAACTGGTTTTCAATTTATCTATCGATGCCGATATAAGCTTGTTTCAATCCTGCATTCATACCCTAAAAAACTTACAAATACAGGAGTATTTTTTAAGCGATAAAACGGTAAAAAGCCATTACAATAAACCGGTTATTAACCAGTTTATAGCTTTTTACCTTAATAATAAACCATCATATAACCCTCTTTTACCTGGTGTTACCAACAATCAGCCAGATATCGAACGTAACTTTAGCTTAGGCAGCGAATGGATCTACCTAAAAATTTACTGCCATGAGCACTCTGCCAATAATTTATTTGGTAATGAATTGCTTAATTTCTTAAACAGGCCTGATCTCCATATCATTAAAAAATGGTTCTTTATACGTTATACAGATCCTAAGCCACATATCAGGCTGCGTATCCAGGCAGAAACCAAACACCTGGGCCTTATCTTAAAAAAACTTAATGACGCCTTAAAAGAGAATATTGAATACAATATAATACAGGGATACCAGGCCGATATATATCGCCGTGAAGTAGAACGTTACAGTTCATTATTAATGGATGAGGTTGAAACCGTGTTTTACTACAGCAGCAAACTGATATGCCGATACATTAAGCAACTAAACACCGTACCCAACACTTTCAGCTATTATAGCTTAGCCTTAGTAAGCTTCTATGATATCATTAACCTGTTTAGCGACTTTATACCTGATGAAATAACTTTTACAAACGCCATAGCAAAGAGTTTGTACAGCGAATTTTCGAACACTAAAAATTTACAGATCTCACTCGATCAAAAGTACCGGGGAATGAAGCTTGAGATAGAGCAGCTTTTAAACAATAACACTTTATATAACCAGTTAAAGCTGGATAAAGAATTCGATGAGTTTACAGATGCATGCATTATCTTAAAAAATAAAGCTTTAAATATAAACAACGATCAAAAGATAAGCCTGGTGGCCGATATCATCCACATGCATTTAAACCGGATATTTTTTGAGCAACAGCGTAAACAGGAACTTTGCATTTATCATATACTGCACAAATATTATACTGCCCAAAAAGCTAAAGCCAGGCAAAAAGAAACAACTTATGCTATTTAA